One window of Papaver somniferum cultivar HN1 chromosome 9, ASM357369v1, whole genome shotgun sequence genomic DNA carries:
- the LOC113309894 gene encoding uncharacterized protein LOC113309894, with amino-acid sequence MKKQTRSSVGDHCVPVKKTKVTVSKSPGMPPPKAVVSKDAKKIKVVKSVVPKEEETVASESSDSGDSDDSDHMEAATTNVVPSPTRKRKRTSKAWAEFKEVLIKGKTHGECNHCNKNIGAERKNGTSSLRKHLNCCLVYKGTQQQINQMFLKASETQDEPVAAYIFKFN; translated from the coding sequence atgaaaaaacaaacaagaagTAGTGTTGGTGATCATTGTGTTCCTGTAAAGAAGACTAAAGTTACCGTTTCGAAATCCCCGGGTATgccgcctcctaaagctgtcgtTTCGAAGGATGCAAAGAAGATTAAAGTTGTAAAATCAGTAGTGccgaaagaagaagaaactgtAGCCAGTGAATCAAGTGATTCTGGTGATTCTGATGATTCTGATCATATGGAAGCGGCAACAACAAATGTGGTTCCTTCACCTACACGTAAACGCAAAAGAACCTCAAAGGCTTGGGCTGAATTTAAAGAGGTATTGATAAAAGGGAAAACACACGGAGAATGCAATCACTGCAATAAGAATATTGGTGCGGAGAGAAAAAATGGGACGAGTAGTTTGAGGAAACATCTAAATTGTTGTTTGGTGTACAAAGGAACACAACAACAAATTAACCAGATGTTCTTGAAAGCTAGTGAAACACAAGATGAGCCAGTAGCTGCTTACATCTTTAAGTTTAACTAA